One Lucilia cuprina isolate Lc7/37 chromosome 4, ASM2204524v1, whole genome shotgun sequence DNA segment encodes these proteins:
- the LOC111675522 gene encoding diacylglycerol kinase eta isoform X4 has protein sequence MSNQRLHVATNRGGGGTGGGFLGTGGGARFVRSGASSTCSSGSVSPIPIPVIAISPGDESSESEIETEPAKIFHRRVSTKRNVNSSVAIKEGFLLKQTWSFQRWRRRYFRLKRNKLYYAKQPKSDVFDEIDLSDLCTAECSIKNVNHSFQVITPTRSLVLCAETRREMEDWLGSLKSASIPPRSRGDSFFIEQHDIFANHHHWYATSHARPTYCNVCRDALSGVTSHGLSCEVCKCKVHKRCAAKAIANCKWTTLATVGKDIIEDREGSIVMPHQWMEGNLPVSSNCAVCKKTCGSVLRLQDWRCLWCRTTVHVACRPNVAIACPMGPAKLSVVPPTCVHSIGNDDSWDVVSPKGNFSPLLVFVNSKSGDNQGVKFLRRFKQLLNPAQVFDLISTGPGLGLRLFRHFEMFRILVCSGDGSVGWVLSEIDRFSMHKQCQVAVLPLGTGNDLARVLGWGSSCDDDAHLPQILERYETASTKMLDRWSIMVFEKAISMQPKVPKMSLSSEQEALLTGMVTAANENLRSIVETDDLPTLMSATKTLCETIDDLLERMCEHRKEDDQLTVKCDILRQKLNMLLDALKEEENGSHSGDDLFATISSIIAKSAPSSPVPSASSTSLLNPNISIEKNEKDQLNLQERRNSRSLRGNEREALQSRANSVKRAMYNVVEHSEPGRPKRYQRRLSVTPFEALKIPTTTSSDSTPCTSPLPIIPPINIISPTMETSRLTCISPLPDTRRESMDEHFFNTISLPVPRQFADSRRSSGVPEVIQEQEENANGETTYKIHRMSLSGGANIDDAGNRLSPGSEGVTTPTERNFLKVPIITSEHMVDPLSDYRPIEVFERNYYMSRELNKQKESLDEEDKVPDAGPLIHTCQLQVPSNNNTNPKDPNNVYTSENITIIDTDGNTDECSCSEELPIDGSDVLSAISNEEISVGSEIFDKQEPSVPALQLGDFLQNLDSADFCHIDSPETSDETENMPGESIMDDISSVLGHDITNALQDNTITEDSTTLCSEHVANPAKPPPKPARAKNPLTTAPRRRNSSPPRGPRLVHMDSDDNPQQFGFENIVFEIDNRCDDQKIREPPRFCSLAQFVEGNDIARQSFKRTKKRTSLKQTKQTTSKLISQQQLSLDGAMTTTTTTATTITTSGHQSEDDLSTATAIRIEVSETTNTSCLKTSSSAANNNHTSPKKLGPGQDISVVVRPPTPLRGDAIRPLDQDACNSLLSVRVPTEIRRHSSHAASLTVREFDKEKDRRHSGFNPNYLSLDPEHTRFLSSSPAASRRISCGSLFKKKKSKGMCMSERAYGFLGLRFFVVAEPDIRLATLALIRPLIPLPNEALPNLQNLKGSKTSLFMGSTLFGFDHFAAAAAGSTPEKEDKDKKEKEKTPTEENRKLPIINPIVKLPNWPNLTGGSGFISKCLMANADTLCAAVSPLMDPDETLLAGYHEKCVMNNYFGIGIDAKISLDFHNKREEHPEKCRSRAKNYMWYGVLGSKQLLQKTCKNLEQRVQLECDGQRIPLPSLQGIVILNIPSFMGGTNFWGNSKKDDIFLSPSFDDRILEVVAVFGSVQMAASRLINLQHHRIAQCQSVQINILGDEEIPIQVDGEAWLQPPGMIRILHKNRVQMLCRNRSLEASLKTWQEKQRQHSISIQRDHSSTASEHANSTDEAISERECYVLLNFIEAVSSLVKWVKFLIISHPTLRHDLYAVACRAQDALESIHPQGKLLEGPSLRTKLVEVIDSSRQLYDDACTLLRDRGHSLILREDLESKLSAALANMEMELKKCSVQKCVDGKLRAYFNVLAPNEEGDGRRKSRAFWTRLRSGSTAGQQQFKPPLTNTREAVSNWSVNEVITWLETMQLSEYVDSFLRNDIRGKELLTLGRRDLKDLGVIKVGHVKRILQAIKDMNEN, from the exons GTTATAACACCCACTCGTTCATTAGTACTGTGTGCCGAAACTCGACGCGAAATGGAAGACTGGTTAGGATCACTGAAATCAGCCTCAATACCACCGAGGTCACGAGGTGATAGTTTCTTTATCGAACAACATGATATATTTGCAAATCATCATCATTGGTATGCTACCTCACATGCCCGACCCACATACTGTAATGTTTGCAGAGATGCACTCTCCGGAGTAACATCACATGGACTCTCGTGTGAGGTGTGTAAGTGTAAAGTACACAAACGTTGTGCTGCCAAAGCAATAGCTAATTGCAAATGGACCACACTGGCGACGGTGGGTAAGGATATTATAGAGGATAGAGAGGGTAGCATAGTAATGCCCCATCAATGGATGGAGGGCAATTTACCGGTATCATCTAACTGTGCCGTGTGTAAGAAGACATGTGGTTCAGTTTTGCGTTTACAAGACTGGCGTTGTTTGTGGTGTCGTACCACGGTGCATGTGGCTTGTCGTCCTAATGTGGCCATTGCTTGTCCCATGGGTCCAGCCAAGCTGTCGGTGGTGCCCCCCACCTGTGTACATTCCATAGGCAATGATGATTCTTGGGATGTGGTCAGTCCAAAGGGGAATTTTTCTCCATTACTGGTTTTTGTGAATTCCAAATCTGGAGACAATCAGggtgttaaatttttaagacgCTTTAAACAACTTTTGAATCCAGCACAagtatttgatttaatttcaaCTGGTCCCGGTTTGGGTTTAAGACTTTTTCGTCATTTCGAAATGTTTCGCATATTAGTGTGTTCCGGAGATGGTTCGGTGGGTTGGGTATTAAGTGAAATCGATCGTTTTAGCATGCAT AAACAATGTCAAGTAGCAGTTTTACCTTTGGGTACCGGCAATGACTTGGCCCGTGTCTTGGGTTGGGGCTCATCTTGTGATGATGATGCCCACTTACCACAAATATTGGAACGCTATGAAACTGCTAGCACTAAAATGTTAGACCGTTGGAGTATTATGGTTTTTGAAAAAGCCATTTCTATGCAACCAAAAGTACCCAAAATGTCTTTGTCCTCGGAACAGGAAGCACTTTTAACCGGCATGGTTACAGCGGCCAATGAAAATTTACGCTCCATTGTGGAAACCGATGATTTACCCACATTAATGTCGGCTACAAAAACACTTTGCGAAACTATAGATGATTTATTGGAACGCATGTGTGAACATCGTAAAGAAGACGATCAATTGACAGTAAAGTGTGACATTTTAAGGCAAAAACTTAATATGTTGTTGGATGCCTTAAAGGAGGAAGAGAATGGTTCACATAGTGGTGATGATTTATTTGCCACCATTAGTAGCATTATAGCAAAATCAGCACCCAGTTCACCAGTACCCTCAGCCTCATCTACATCGTTATT aaatccAAACATATCAATTGAGAAAAACGAAAAGGATCAACTAAATCTTCAAGAGCGACGCAATAGCCGCTCTCTTCGGGGCAACGAACGGGAGGCCTTACAAAGTCGTGCTAATAGTGTTAAGCGTGCCATGTATAATGTTGTTGAACATTCTGAACCTGGCCGTCCGAAACGCTATCAGCGCCGTCTGTCCGTTACCCCCTTTGAAGCCTTGAAGATACCCACTACCACATCCAGTGATTCTACACCCTGCACCTCACCATTACCCATAATACCACCCATTAACATTATATCACCCACCATGGAAACCTCACGTCTAACATGCATATCACCCTTACCGGATACACGACGTGAATCTATGGATGAGCACTTCTTTAATACCATCAGTTTGCCAGTACCCAGACAATTTGCCGATAGTCGCCGCAGTTCGGGCGTACCGGAAGTCATACAGGAACAGGAGGAAAATGCCAATGGAGAGACCACTTACAAAATACATCGCATGTCTTTGAGTGGTGGGGCCAATATTGACGATGCTGGTAATCGTTTATCGCCTGGCAGCGAAGGTGTCACCACTCCAACTGAAAGAAATTTCCTAAAAGTACCCATTATAACCAGTGAACATATGGTTGATCCTTTGTCCGACTATCGGCCCATTGAAGTGTTCGAACGCAACTACTACATGAGTCGTGAGCTGAATAAGCAGAAAGAATCATTGGATGAGGAAGATAAAGTCCCTGATGCAGGACCATTGATACACACTTGCCAGCTACAGGTACCCAGCAATAATAATACAAACCCTAAAGATCCTAATAATGTGTATACAAGTGAAAATATAACCATAATCGATACAGATGGGAATACT GATGAATGCTCCTGTTCTGAGGAATTACCAATAGATGGCAGTGATGTTTTGTCAGCCATTAGTAATGAGGAAATCAGTGTAGGTTCTGAAATATTCGACAAACAGGAACCATCGGTGCCCGCTCTGCAATTAGGAGACTTTTTACAG AATTTGGATTCTGCTGACTTTTGTCACATCGATTCACCGGAGACAAGTGATGAAACGGAAAATATGCCTGGTGAAAGTATAATGGATGATATAAGTTCTGTTTTGGGTCACGATATAACCAATGCTTTGCAAGACAATACAATAACCGAAGATTCTACCACACTCTGTTCTGAACATGTTGCCAATCCAGCTAAACCGCCACCCAAACCAGCCAGAGCTAAAAATCCTTTAACGACAGCACCACGTAGACGTAATTCATCACCCCCACGTGGACCACGTCTTGTGCATATGGACAGCGATGACAATCCCCAACAAtttggttttgaaaatattgtattcGAAATTGACAATCGTTGCGATGACCAGAAGATACGTGAGCCGCCACGCTTTTGTTCCTTGGCACAATTTGTGGAAGGTAACGATATAGCACGACAAAGTTTTAag CGTACCAAAAAACGCACTTCCCttaaacaaactaaacaaacaaCTTCGAAACTTATATCTCAACAGCAGCTATCATTAGATGGAGCAATGACCACAACAACGACCACGGCAACCACCATTACGACCAGCGGCCATCAATCGGAGGATGATCTATCAACAGCCACAGCCATAAGGATTGAAGTTAGTGAAACCACCAATACATCCTGCTTGAAGACCTCTAGCTCAGCGGCCAACAACAATCACACATCACCGAAGAAACTAGGACCAGGACAAGAT ATAAGTGTTGTCGTTAGACCACCCACCCCCCTGAGAGGAGATGCTATACGGCCTTTAGATCAAGATGCCTGTAACAGTCTGTTGTCGGTGCGTGTACCAACGGAGATACGACGACATTCCAGTCATGCTGCCAGCTTAACAGTGCGTGAGTTCGATAAGGAAAAGGATCGTCGTCATTCCGGTTTCAATCCAAACTATTTAAGTTTAGATCCGGAACATACACGTTTCCTAAGCTCCTCACCAGCCGCTAGTCGTCGCATTAGCTGTGGCAGTTTGTTTAAG AAGAAAAAATCGAAGGGTATGTGTATGTCGGAACGAGCATATGGATTTTTgggtttaagattttttgtggTTGCGGAACCCGATATACGTTTAGCAACATTAGCTTTAATCAGACCACTAATACCATTG CCCAATGAAGCATTGCCCAATTTGCAAAATCTTAAAGGCTCCAAGACCAGCTTGTTTATGGGTTCAACTTTATTTGGTTTTGATCattttgctgctgctgccgcTGGCTCCACACCCGAAAAAGAGGACAAggataaaaaggaaaaagagaAAACACCCACTGAGGAGAATCGTAAATTGCCGATAATTAATCCCATAGTGAAATTACCCAATTGgccaa atctTACGGGAGGTTCTGGTTTTATTTCGAAATGCTTAATGGCCAATGCCGATACTTTGTGTGCTGCTGTTAGTCCTCTTATGGATCCAGATGAAACCTTATTGGCTGGCTATCATGAAAAATGTGTTATGAATAATTATTTTGGTATTGGCATCGATGCCAAGATTTCCTTAGATTTCCATAATAAACGTGAGGAGCATCCAGAAAAATGTCGTTCAAGAGCCAAGAACTATATGTGGTATGGTGTTTTGGGTTCTAAGCAATTGCTGCAGAAAACCTGCAAGAATTTGGAACAACGTGTACAGCTGGAATGTGATGGCCAGCGAATACCTTTACCTTCGCTGCAGggtattgttattttaaatataccgAG CTTCATGGGTGGTACTAATTTCTGGGGCAACTCCAAAAAGGATGACATATTCCTGTCGCCCAGTTTTGATGATCGCATTTTAGAAGTTGTGGCTGTTTTTGGTTCCGTACAAATGGCCGCCTCTAGACTTATAAATCTACAACATCATCGCATTGCTCAATGTCAAAGTGTTCAAATCAATATATTAGGTGACGAAGAAATACCCATACAGGTAGATGGTGAAGCCTGGCTACAGCCACCCGGTATGATACGCATTCTCCACAAGAATCGTGTACAAATGTTATGCCGTAATCGCTCTTTGGAGGCCTCACTCAAAACCTGGCAAGAGAAACAACGTCAACACAGCATATCAATACAACGAGATCATTCATCGACCGCTTCGGAGCATGCCAACTCCACCGATGAAGCTATTTCGGAACGTGAATGTTATGTtttactaaatttcattgaagcCGTTAGTTCGCTAGTGAAATGGGTGAAATTCTTGATAATATCACATCCCACCTTGAGACATGATCTTTATGCGGTAGCATGTCGTGCTCAGGATGCTTTGGAGAGTATACATCCTCAGGGTAAACTATTGGAGGGTCCTTCATTAAGAACCAAACTAGTAGAGGTTATAGATTCTTCAAGGCAACTATACGATGATGCTTGTACTTTACTAAGAGATCGTGGTCATAGTTTGATATTGAGAGAAGATTTGGAAAGTAAATTAAGTGCTGCTTTAGCCAATATGGAAATGGAGTTGAAGAAATGTTCGGTGCAGAAGTGTGTAGATGGCAAATTAAGAGCATATTTCAATGTTTTGGCTCCCAACGAAGAG GGTGATGGACGCCGTAAATCACGCGCCTTTTGGACGCGTCTACGTTCCGGCTCCACTGCTGGTCAACAACAATTCAAACCTCCACTCACCAACACCCGTGAAGCGGTCAGCAATTGGAGTGTTAATGAAGTTATTACCTGGTTGGAAACCATGCAACTTTCTGAATATGTTGATAGTTTTTTGCGCAACGATATACGTGGCAAAGAGTTGCTTACTCTCGGTCGCCGTGATCTCAAAGATTTGGGTGTCATTAAAGTGGGTCATGTCAAACGTATCTTGCAGGCCATCAAGGATATGAATGAAAATTAA
- the LOC111675522 gene encoding diacylglycerol kinase eta isoform X7, with protein sequence MSNQRLHVATNRGGGGTGGGFLGTGGGARFVRSGASSTCSSGSVSPIPIPVIAISPGDESSESEIETEPAKIFHRRVSTKRNVNSSVAIKEGFLLKQTWSFQRWRRRYFRLKRNKLYYAKQPKSDVFDEIDLSDLCTAECSIKNVNHSFQVITPTRSLVLCAETRREMEDWLGSLKSASIPPRSRGDSFFIEQHDIFANHHHWYATSHARPTYCNVCRDALSGVTSHGLSCEVCKCKVHKRCAAKAIANCKWTTLATVGKDIIEDREGSIVMPHQWMEGNLPVSSNCAVCKKTCGSVLRLQDWRCLWCRTTVHVACRPNVAIACPMGPAKLSVVPPTCVHSIGNDDSWDVVSPKGNFSPLLVFVNSKSGDNQGVKFLRRFKQLLNPAQVFDLISTGPGLGLRLFRHFEMFRILVCSGDGSVGWVLSEIDRFSMHKQCQVAVLPLGTGNDLARVLGWGSSCDDDAHLPQILERYETASTKMLDRWSIMVFEKAISMQPKVPKMSLSSEQEALLTGMVTAANENLRSIVETDDLPTLMSATKTLCETIDDLLERMCEHRKEDDQLTVKCDILRQKLNMLLDALKEEENGSHSGDDLFATISSIIAKSAPSSPVPSASSTSLLNPNISIEKNEKDQLNLQERRNSRSLRGNEREALQSRANSVKRAMYNVVEHSEPGRPKRYQRRLSVTPFEALKIPTTTSSDSTPCTSPLPIIPPINIISPTMETSRLTCISPLPDTRRESMDEHFFNTISLPVPRQFADSRRSSGVPEVIQEQEENANGETTYKIHRMSLSGGANIDDAGNRLSPGSEGVTTPTERNFLKVPIITSEHMVDPLSDYRPIEVFERNYYMSRELNKQKESLDEEDKVPDAGPLIHTCQLQVPSNNNTNPKDPNNVYTSENITIIDTDGNTDECSCSEELPIDGSDVLSAISNEEISVGSEIFDKQEPSVPALQLGDFLQNLDSADFCHIDSPETSDETENMPGESIMDDISSVLGHDITNALQDNTITEDSTTLCSEHVANPAKPPPKPARAKNPLTTAPRRRNSSPPRGPRLVHMDSDDNPQQFGFENIVFEIDNRCDDQKIREPPRFCSLAQFVEGNDIARQSFKQLSLDGAMTTTTTTATTITTSGHQSEDDLSTATAIRIEVSETTNTSCLKTSSSAANNNHTSPKKLGPGQDVKRITFDDSCKKESFDDVTPHHPQISVVVRPPTPLRGDAIRPLDQDACNSLLSVRVPTEIRRHSSHAASLTVREFDKEKDRRHSGFNPNYLSLDPEHTRFLSSSPAASRRISCGSLFKPNEALPNLQNLKGSKTSLFMGSTLFGFDHFAAAAAGSTPEKEDKDKKEKEKTPTEENRKLPIINPIVKLPNWPNLTGGSGFISKCLMANADTLCAAVSPLMDPDETLLAGYHEKCVMNNYFGIGIDAKISLDFHNKREEHPEKCRSRAKNYMWYGVLGSKQLLQKTCKNLEQRVQLECDGQRIPLPSLQGIVILNIPSFMGGTNFWGNSKKDDIFLSPSFDDRILEVVAVFGSVQMAASRLINLQHHRIAQCQSVQINILGDEEIPIQVDGEAWLQPPGMIRILHKNRVQMLCRNRSLEASLKTWQEKQRQHSISIQRDHSSTASEHANSTDEAISERECYVLLNFIEAVSSLVKWVKFLIISHPTLRHDLYAVACRAQDALESIHPQGKLLEGPSLRTKLVEVIDSSRQLYDDACTLLRDRGHSLILREDLESKLSAALANMEMELKKCSVQKCVDGKLRAYFNVLAPNEEGDGRRKSRAFWTRLRSGSTAGQQQFKPPLTNTREAVSNWSVNEVITWLETMQLSEYVDSFLRNDIRGKELLTLGRRDLKDLGVIKVGHVKRILQAIKDMNEN encoded by the exons GTTATAACACCCACTCGTTCATTAGTACTGTGTGCCGAAACTCGACGCGAAATGGAAGACTGGTTAGGATCACTGAAATCAGCCTCAATACCACCGAGGTCACGAGGTGATAGTTTCTTTATCGAACAACATGATATATTTGCAAATCATCATCATTGGTATGCTACCTCACATGCCCGACCCACATACTGTAATGTTTGCAGAGATGCACTCTCCGGAGTAACATCACATGGACTCTCGTGTGAGGTGTGTAAGTGTAAAGTACACAAACGTTGTGCTGCCAAAGCAATAGCTAATTGCAAATGGACCACACTGGCGACGGTGGGTAAGGATATTATAGAGGATAGAGAGGGTAGCATAGTAATGCCCCATCAATGGATGGAGGGCAATTTACCGGTATCATCTAACTGTGCCGTGTGTAAGAAGACATGTGGTTCAGTTTTGCGTTTACAAGACTGGCGTTGTTTGTGGTGTCGTACCACGGTGCATGTGGCTTGTCGTCCTAATGTGGCCATTGCTTGTCCCATGGGTCCAGCCAAGCTGTCGGTGGTGCCCCCCACCTGTGTACATTCCATAGGCAATGATGATTCTTGGGATGTGGTCAGTCCAAAGGGGAATTTTTCTCCATTACTGGTTTTTGTGAATTCCAAATCTGGAGACAATCAGggtgttaaatttttaagacgCTTTAAACAACTTTTGAATCCAGCACAagtatttgatttaatttcaaCTGGTCCCGGTTTGGGTTTAAGACTTTTTCGTCATTTCGAAATGTTTCGCATATTAGTGTGTTCCGGAGATGGTTCGGTGGGTTGGGTATTAAGTGAAATCGATCGTTTTAGCATGCAT AAACAATGTCAAGTAGCAGTTTTACCTTTGGGTACCGGCAATGACTTGGCCCGTGTCTTGGGTTGGGGCTCATCTTGTGATGATGATGCCCACTTACCACAAATATTGGAACGCTATGAAACTGCTAGCACTAAAATGTTAGACCGTTGGAGTATTATGGTTTTTGAAAAAGCCATTTCTATGCAACCAAAAGTACCCAAAATGTCTTTGTCCTCGGAACAGGAAGCACTTTTAACCGGCATGGTTACAGCGGCCAATGAAAATTTACGCTCCATTGTGGAAACCGATGATTTACCCACATTAATGTCGGCTACAAAAACACTTTGCGAAACTATAGATGATTTATTGGAACGCATGTGTGAACATCGTAAAGAAGACGATCAATTGACAGTAAAGTGTGACATTTTAAGGCAAAAACTTAATATGTTGTTGGATGCCTTAAAGGAGGAAGAGAATGGTTCACATAGTGGTGATGATTTATTTGCCACCATTAGTAGCATTATAGCAAAATCAGCACCCAGTTCACCAGTACCCTCAGCCTCATCTACATCGTTATT aaatccAAACATATCAATTGAGAAAAACGAAAAGGATCAACTAAATCTTCAAGAGCGACGCAATAGCCGCTCTCTTCGGGGCAACGAACGGGAGGCCTTACAAAGTCGTGCTAATAGTGTTAAGCGTGCCATGTATAATGTTGTTGAACATTCTGAACCTGGCCGTCCGAAACGCTATCAGCGCCGTCTGTCCGTTACCCCCTTTGAAGCCTTGAAGATACCCACTACCACATCCAGTGATTCTACACCCTGCACCTCACCATTACCCATAATACCACCCATTAACATTATATCACCCACCATGGAAACCTCACGTCTAACATGCATATCACCCTTACCGGATACACGACGTGAATCTATGGATGAGCACTTCTTTAATACCATCAGTTTGCCAGTACCCAGACAATTTGCCGATAGTCGCCGCAGTTCGGGCGTACCGGAAGTCATACAGGAACAGGAGGAAAATGCCAATGGAGAGACCACTTACAAAATACATCGCATGTCTTTGAGTGGTGGGGCCAATATTGACGATGCTGGTAATCGTTTATCGCCTGGCAGCGAAGGTGTCACCACTCCAACTGAAAGAAATTTCCTAAAAGTACCCATTATAACCAGTGAACATATGGTTGATCCTTTGTCCGACTATCGGCCCATTGAAGTGTTCGAACGCAACTACTACATGAGTCGTGAGCTGAATAAGCAGAAAGAATCATTGGATGAGGAAGATAAAGTCCCTGATGCAGGACCATTGATACACACTTGCCAGCTACAGGTACCCAGCAATAATAATACAAACCCTAAAGATCCTAATAATGTGTATACAAGTGAAAATATAACCATAATCGATACAGATGGGAATACT GATGAATGCTCCTGTTCTGAGGAATTACCAATAGATGGCAGTGATGTTTTGTCAGCCATTAGTAATGAGGAAATCAGTGTAGGTTCTGAAATATTCGACAAACAGGAACCATCGGTGCCCGCTCTGCAATTAGGAGACTTTTTACAG AATTTGGATTCTGCTGACTTTTGTCACATCGATTCACCGGAGACAAGTGATGAAACGGAAAATATGCCTGGTGAAAGTATAATGGATGATATAAGTTCTGTTTTGGGTCACGATATAACCAATGCTTTGCAAGACAATACAATAACCGAAGATTCTACCACACTCTGTTCTGAACATGTTGCCAATCCAGCTAAACCGCCACCCAAACCAGCCAGAGCTAAAAATCCTTTAACGACAGCACCACGTAGACGTAATTCATCACCCCCACGTGGACCACGTCTTGTGCATATGGACAGCGATGACAATCCCCAACAAtttggttttgaaaatattgtattcGAAATTGACAATCGTTGCGATGACCAGAAGATACGTGAGCCGCCACGCTTTTGTTCCTTGGCACAATTTGTGGAAGGTAACGATATAGCACGACAAAGTTTTAag CAGCTATCATTAGATGGAGCAATGACCACAACAACGACCACGGCAACCACCATTACGACCAGCGGCCATCAATCGGAGGATGATCTATCAACAGCCACAGCCATAAGGATTGAAGTTAGTGAAACCACCAATACATCCTGCTTGAAGACCTCTAGCTCAGCGGCCAACAACAATCACACATCACCGAAGAAACTAGGACCAGGACAAGATGTAAAGCGCATTACTTTTGATGACTCGTGTAAAAAAGAATCATTTGATGATGTAACTCCCCATCATCCACAGATAAGTGTTGTCGTTAGACCACCCACCCCCCTGAGAGGAGATGCTATACGGCCTTTAGATCAAGATGCCTGTAACAGTCTGTTGTCGGTGCGTGTACCAACGGAGATACGACGACATTCCAGTCATGCTGCCAGCTTAACAGTGCGTGAGTTCGATAAGGAAAAGGATCGTCGTCATTCCGGTTTCAATCCAAACTATTTAAGTTTAGATCCGGAACATACACGTTTCCTAAGCTCCTCACCAGCCGCTAGTCGTCGCATTAGCTGTGGCAGTTTGTTTAAG CCCAATGAAGCATTGCCCAATTTGCAAAATCTTAAAGGCTCCAAGACCAGCTTGTTTATGGGTTCAACTTTATTTGGTTTTGATCattttgctgctgctgccgcTGGCTCCACACCCGAAAAAGAGGACAAggataaaaaggaaaaagagaAAACACCCACTGAGGAGAATCGTAAATTGCCGATAATTAATCCCATAGTGAAATTACCCAATTGgccaa atctTACGGGAGGTTCTGGTTTTATTTCGAAATGCTTAATGGCCAATGCCGATACTTTGTGTGCTGCTGTTAGTCCTCTTATGGATCCAGATGAAACCTTATTGGCTGGCTATCATGAAAAATGTGTTATGAATAATTATTTTGGTATTGGCATCGATGCCAAGATTTCCTTAGATTTCCATAATAAACGTGAGGAGCATCCAGAAAAATGTCGTTCAAGAGCCAAGAACTATATGTGGTATGGTGTTTTGGGTTCTAAGCAATTGCTGCAGAAAACCTGCAAGAATTTGGAACAACGTGTACAGCTGGAATGTGATGGCCAGCGAATACCTTTACCTTCGCTGCAGggtattgttattttaaatataccgAG CTTCATGGGTGGTACTAATTTCTGGGGCAACTCCAAAAAGGATGACATATTCCTGTCGCCCAGTTTTGATGATCGCATTTTAGAAGTTGTGGCTGTTTTTGGTTCCGTACAAATGGCCGCCTCTAGACTTATAAATCTACAACATCATCGCATTGCTCAATGTCAAAGTGTTCAAATCAATATATTAGGTGACGAAGAAATACCCATACAGGTAGATGGTGAAGCCTGGCTACAGCCACCCGGTATGATACGCATTCTCCACAAGAATCGTGTACAAATGTTATGCCGTAATCGCTCTTTGGAGGCCTCACTCAAAACCTGGCAAGAGAAACAACGTCAACACAGCATATCAATACAACGAGATCATTCATCGACCGCTTCGGAGCATGCCAACTCCACCGATGAAGCTATTTCGGAACGTGAATGTTATGTtttactaaatttcattgaagcCGTTAGTTCGCTAGTGAAATGGGTGAAATTCTTGATAATATCACATCCCACCTTGAGACATGATCTTTATGCGGTAGCATGTCGTGCTCAGGATGCTTTGGAGAGTATACATCCTCAGGGTAAACTATTGGAGGGTCCTTCATTAAGAACCAAACTAGTAGAGGTTATAGATTCTTCAAGGCAACTATACGATGATGCTTGTACTTTACTAAGAGATCGTGGTCATAGTTTGATATTGAGAGAAGATTTGGAAAGTAAATTAAGTGCTGCTTTAGCCAATATGGAAATGGAGTTGAAGAAATGTTCGGTGCAGAAGTGTGTAGATGGCAAATTAAGAGCATATTTCAATGTTTTGGCTCCCAACGAAGAG GGTGATGGACGCCGTAAATCACGCGCCTTTTGGACGCGTCTACGTTCCGGCTCCACTGCTGGTCAACAACAATTCAAACCTCCACTCACCAACACCCGTGAAGCGGTCAGCAATTGGAGTGTTAATGAAGTTATTACCTGGTTGGAAACCATGCAACTTTCTGAATATGTTGATAGTTTTTTGCGCAACGATATACGTGGCAAAGAGTTGCTTACTCTCGGTCGCCGTGATCTCAAAGATTTGGGTGTCATTAAAGTGGGTCATGTCAAACGTATCTTGCAGGCCATCAAGGATATGAATGAAAATTAA